The Stomoxys calcitrans chromosome 3, idStoCalc2.1, whole genome shotgun sequence genome includes a region encoding these proteins:
- the LOC106081662 gene encoding uncharacterized protein LOC106081662 isoform X8, whose product MVAGFEQRPWTPTVRRGQIAAETSTPGPAAVALPNLIGTKLLDSRKQAAPSFTFGQKHRQTVHSLGEGPAKYNVTGLGSKGKDTPPAATLQSRHKEMSKFCTPAPGEYDVDKAVKAVKQSTAKYTFGQKLAMDKLNTTPGPNHYRVVPLDVIKPRAPQYTFRIKFKVIVIKTPAPNSYRPERVSLVKKNSPRYSFGRRTKIHFDKGTPAPGSYSPEKANLHSTPAYTITGKNSHDVVDCTPAPGAYEPEKCRLDKTPAFTISGRHVIHKTSDTPAPGAYAPEKCRLDHTVAYTISGRHEVHKVSETPAPGAYAPEKVRLDHTPAYTITGKHETKVTSDTPAPGAYAPEKVRLDNTPAFTMAGKHQVKVKNDTPAPGAYAPEKVRLDHTPAYTIKGKYETKIVSDTPAPGAYAPEKVRLDHTPAYTMAGKHQVKIQSDTPAPGAYAPEKTRLDHTPAYTMAGKHQLKVESNTPAPGAYAPEKTKLDHSPAYTMAGKHQVKVESDTPAPGAYAPEKVRLDHNPAYTMGGKHQIKVDNFTPAPGAYAPEKVRLDHTPAYTMAGKHQQKIESDTPAPGAYAPEKVRLDHTPAYTMAGKHQHKIESDTPAPGAYAPENVRLDHTPAYTMAGKHQAKIKNDTPAPGAYAPEKCKLDNTPAYSMTSRHDLHKPSDTPAPGAYCPEKVRLDHTPAYSLGGKHDIKVKNETPAPGDYAPEKCRLDGTPSYSMGGRHDIQKPSDTPAPGAYCPEKVRLDHTPSYSMGGKHDPKVSNDTPAPGAYAPEKCRLDGTPAYTMAGRQLLQKQSDTPAPGDYAPEKHRLDGTPAYTMGGRHNLQKPSDTPAPGDYAPEKHRLDGTPAYTMAGRHGLHKPSDTPAPGDYAPEKHRIDGTPAYTMGGRHNLQKPSDTPAPGDYAPEKHRLDGTPAYTMAGRHGLHKPSDTPAPGDYAPEKHRLDGTPAYTMGGRHNLQKPSDTPAPGDYAPEKHRLDGTPAYTMAGRHGLHKPSDTPAPGDYAPEKHSLDGTPAYTMGGRHNLQKPSDTPAPGDYAPEKHRLDGTPAYTMAGRHGLHKPSDTPAPGDYAPEKHRLDGTPAYTMGGRHNLPTTNDTPAPGDYAPEKHRLDGTPAYTMAGRHSHHKPSETPAPGDYAPEKHSLDGTPAYTMAGRHDHHKPSDTPAPGDYAPEKHRLDGTPAFTIAGRPNTHKPSNTPAPGDYAPEKHRLDNTPAYTMAGKHEPKVLNNNPAPGDYCPEKVRLDHTPAYSFAGRHDPKCVNDTPAPGAYCPEKVRLDHTPAFTIKGRHDLHKPSDTPAPGDYAPEKHRLDNTPAFTMAGKREPKVTNDTPAPGDYAPEKVRLDHTPAFTIVGRKEVKITSDSPAPDAYFPEKVRLDHTPAYTFKGRYDLHKPSDTPAPGDYAPEKHRLDNTPAYTMAGKHDPKVANDTPAPGDYAPEKHRLDHTPAFTIVGRKEVKITSDSPAPDAYFPEKVRLDHTPAYTFKGRYDLHKPSDTPAPGDYAPEKHRLDNTPAYTMAGKHDPKVAYDTPAPGDYAPEKHRLDHTPAFTIVGRKEVKITSDSPAPDAYFPEKVRLDHTPAYSITGRPETHKPSETPAPGDYAPEKVRLDNTPAYTIVGRKEVKIRSDSPAPGTYFPEKVRLDHTPSYTITGRIVTHQEDNTPAPGDYKPELYDFKGHTPAFTFGMKLKQERVSDTPVRNVVILEDGIAKTQQMLKQQQQSVNSTTTTTQQLQKHHKEQQQNATSTTTTTTVTEIHTVNGGSPAPNRKNTVTTTRKQTLTNGNAKDSLNDAVHNKLAKINLNDVLTSGTNTQVTQKVEKINGVNGESGQMVTTTVRTVSNGYKEEGNRKIKAKGTADVQHSNAATGSCNTIVSSDGSTTTTMKSAKTSSVKYAVEASSIQEEIISS is encoded by the exons ATGGTAGCCGGTTTCGAACAAAGGCCCTGGACACCTACCGTAAGACGTGGACAAATTGCTGCTGAAACCTCGACACCTGGACCAGCAGCAGTAGCTTTACCCAATTTAATAG GTACAAAATTACTTGATTCCCGCAAGCAAGCTGCCCCCTCCTTTACCTTCGGACAAAAACATCGCCAGACCGTTCATTCCTTGGGCGAAGGACCAGCCAAGTACAACGTAACCGGTTTAGGCAGCAAGGGCAAGGATACACCACCAGCGGCCACCCTACAAAGTCGCCATAAAGaaatgtcgaaattttgcaccccAGCACCTGGCGAATATGATGTGGACAAGGCCGTAAAGGCGGTCAAACAGTCAACGGCCAAATATACATTTGGTCAAAAATTGGCcatggacaaattgaataccaCACCAG GTCCAAATCATTATCGGGTAGTTCCACTCGATGTGATCAAACCCCGTGCCCCTCAGTACACTTTTCGCATAAAGTTCAAAGTTATAGTAATTAAGACACCAG CGCCCAATAGCTATCGGCCCGAGAGGGTATCGTTAGTGAAAAAGAACTCACCACGCTACTCATTCGGTAGACGTACTAAAATTCACTTCGATAAGGGAACTCCAG CACCCGGCTCATATAGCCCTGAAAAGGCCAATTTGCACTCCACTCCAGCTTATACTATAACTGGCAAAAATTCACATGATGTGGTTGATTGCACTCCGG CTCCTGGCGCATATGAACCTGAAAAATGCAGACTGGATAAAACACCAGCATTTACAATCTCCGGGCGTCATGTCATTCACAAAACTAGTGATACACCAGCACCTGGAGCATATGCACCAGAAAAATGCCGTCTGGATCATACAGTAGCCTACACTATATCTGGTCGACATGAGGTACATAAAGTAAGTGAGACTCCAGCTCCCGGAGCTTATGCACCGGAAAAAGTACGCCTAGATCACACACCCGCGTACACAATAACTGGTAAACATGAAACGAAAGTAACAAGCGATACACCAGCGCCTGGAGCTTATGCACCGGAAAAGGTACGCCTTGACAATACTCCAGCTTTCACAATGGCTGGTAAACATCAAGTCAAAGTTAAAAACGATACACCTGCGCCTGGTGCTTATGCACCAGAGAAAGTAAGGCTAGATCACACGCCAGCTTATACAATTAAGGGCAAATATGAAACCAAAATTGTCAGTGATACACCAGCGCCAGGAGCTTATGCTCCGGAAAAAGTAAGACTTGATCATACACCCGCTTACACAATGGCAGGCAAGCACCAAGTGAAAATCCAAAGCGATACACCTGCGCCTGGAGCATATGCACCAGAAAAAACACGACTTGACCATACCCCAGCTTACACAATGGCAGGCAAGCATCAACTTAAGGTTGAAAGTAATACCCCTGCGCCTGGGGCTTATGCACCAGAAAAAACCAAGCTTGATCATTCTCCTGCATACACAATGGCTGGCAAGCACCAAGTAAAAGTTGAAAGTGATACACCTGCCCCTGGAGCCTATGCTCCAGAGAAAGTCAGACTTGATCACAATCCAGCATATACAATGGGTGGAAAACATCAAATAAAAGTTGATAATTTTACGCCTGCGCCTGGAGCATATGCTCCAGAAAAGGTAAGGTTAGATCACACGCCAGCGTATACTATGGCAggcaaacatcaacaaaaaattgAAAGTGACACGCCTGCTCCTGGTGCCTACGCCCCAGAAAAGGTGAGATTAGATCACACCCCAGCGTATACTATGGCTGGCAAACATCAGCACaaaattgaaagtgatacccCTGCTCCAGGTGCCTATGCTCCCGAAAATGTTAGACTAGATCATACTCCTGCCTACACAATGGCAGGAAAGCATCaggctaaaattaaaaatgacacACCAGCACCTGGTGCTTATGCTCCAGAAAAGTGTAAACTCGATAACACTCCTGCATACTCTATGACCAGCCGTCACGATCTGCACAAACCTAGCGATACACCAGCACCTGGAGCTTACTGTCCGGAAAAGGTTCGTCTGGATCATACACCAGCCTACAGTCTAGGAGGTAAACACGACATAAAGGTGAAAAATGAGACTCCGGCTCCAGGCGATTATGCTCCGGAGAAATGTCGGTTGGATGGCACACCTTCATACTCCATGGGAGGgcgtcatgatatccaaaagCCTAGTGATACACCTGCACCTGGTGCCTATTGCCCGGAAAAAGTTCGATTGGATCATACACCCTCATATAGCATGGGTGGCAAGCATGATCCCAAAGTAAGCAATGATACTCCAGCACCTGGAGCATATGCGCCCGAGAAGTGCCGTTTGGATGGTACACCAGCCTATACGATGGCAGGACGCCAGCTTTTGCAAAAACAAAGCGATACTCCAGCCCCGGGAGACTATGCTCCAGAAAAGCATAGGCTGGATGGCACCCCTGCATATACCATGGGAGGAAGGCACAACTTGCAAAAGCCTAGTGACACTCCTGCACCAGGAGATTATGCGCCGGAGAAGCATAGGTTGGATGGTACCCCCGCATATACTATGGCAGGCCGTCATGGCCTTCACAAGCCATCTGATACACCAGCTCCGGGGGACTATGCTCCAGAAAAGCACAGAATAGATGGTACCCCCGCATATACCATGGGTGGACGACACAATTTGCAAAAGCCAAGTGATACTCCGGCCCCTGGAGATTATGCCCCGGAGAAACATAGGCTAGATGGTACACCCGCATATACGATGGCTGGCCGTCATGGCCTTCACAAGCCATCCGATACACCAGCTCCTGGAGATTATGCTCCAGAAAAGCACAGATTAGATGGTACCCCCGCATATACCATGGGTGGACGACACAATTTGCAAAAGCCAAGTGATACTCCGGCCCCTGGAGACTATGCCCCTGAGAAACATAGGCTAGATGGTACACCCGCATATACCATGGCTGGCCGTCATGGTCTTCACAAGCCATCTGATACACCAGCTCCGGGAGACTATGCTCCAGAAAAGCACAGCTTAGATGGTACCCCCGCATATACCATGGGTGGACGACACAATTTGCAAAAGCCAAGTGATACTCCGGCCCCTGGAGATTATGCCCCGGAGAAACATAGGCTAGATGGTACACCGGCTTATACCATGGCTGGACGACATGGTCTACATAAACCCAGTGATACACCAGCTCCGGGCGATTATGCTCCTGAGAAACATCGTTTGGATGGTACGCCTGCTTACACCATGGGCGGACGCCATAATTTGCCTACCACCAACGATACTCCAGCACCAGGAGACTATGCTCCTGAAAAGCATAGATTAGATGGCACACCAGCTTATACAATGGCTGGGCGTCATAGTCACCACAAGCCAAGTGAAACTCCGGCTCCTGGAGACTATGCTCCCGAAAAACATAGTTTGGATGGTACACCTGCGTACACTATGGCCGGACGGCATGATCATCATAAACCTTCCGATACACCAGCACCGGGTGACTATGCGCCAGAGAAGCATAGACTCGATGGTACTCCTGCGTTTACCATCGCTGGTCGTCCTAATACGCACAAACCTAGCAATACACCCGCACCTGGAGACTATGCCCCTGAAAAGCATCGTTTGGACAATACTCCTGCATATACTATGGCAGGTAAGCATGAGCCTAAGGTATTAAACAATAACCCTGCTCCTGGGGACTATTGCCCAGAAAAGGTACGCTTAGATCATACACCAGCGTACTCATTTGCAGGCCGACATGACCCCAAGTGTGTTAATGATACTCCTGCACCGGGTGCATATTGCCCCGAAAAAGTGCGCTTGGACCACACACCCGCTTTTACCATTAAGGGCCGTCATGATTTACACAAGCCAAGCGATACACCGGCTCCCGGAGACTATGCACCTGAAAAGCATCGCCTAGACAATACACCGGCTTTCACTATGGCTGGAAAACGGGAACCCAAAGTCACTAACGACACTCCGGCTCCAGGTGACTATGCCCCTGAAAAGGTACGTTTGGATCACACACCTGCTTTCACAATAGTCGGTCGCAAAGAGGTTAAAATCACAAGTGATTCACCAGCACCGGATGCATATTTCCCCGAGAAAGTCCGCTTGGATCATACACCCGCCTATACATTCAAGGGCCGATATGATCTGCACAAACCTAGCGATACTCCGGCACCTGGAGATTATGCTCCTGAAAAACATCGTCTGGACAATACCCCCGCATACACAATGGCCGGTAAGCATGATCCCAAGGTTGCAAATGATACCCCAGCTCCAGGAGACTATGCTCCTGAAAAACACCGTTTAGATCACACACCTGCTTTCACAATAGTCGGTCGCAAAGAGGTTAAAATCACAAGCGATTCACCAGCACCGGATGCATATTTCCCCGAAAAAGTCCGCTTGGATCATACTCCCGCCTACACATTCAAGGGCCGATATGATTTGCACAAACCTAGCGATACTCCGGCACCTGGAGACTATGCTCCTGAAAAACATCGCCTGGACAATACTCCAGCTTACACAATGGCCGGTAAGCATGACCCGAAAGTTGCATATGATACCCCTGCCCCAGGTGATTATGCTCCTGAAAAACACCGTTTGGATCACACACCTGCTTTCACAATAGTCGGTCGCAAAGAAGTGAAAATCACAAGTGATTCACCTGCACCGGATGCTTATTTCCCTGAAAAAGTTCGCTTAGATCACACCCCTGCTTATAGCATCACTGGTCGTCCTGAGACGCATAAACCCAGTGAAACCCCAGCACCCGGTGATTATGCCCCGGAAAAGGTACGCTTGGATAACACACCCGCTTACACCATAGTAGGTCGCAAAGAGGTCAAAATTAGAAGCGACTCACCAGCACCAGGAACATATTTCCCGGAAAAAGTACGCTTGGACCATACGCCTTCATATACTATTACAGGAAGAATTGTTACCCATCAGGAGGACAATACTCCGGCGCCTGGTGATTATAAGCCTGAGTTGTATGACTTTAAAGGTCATACGCCAGCTTTTACTTTCGGTATGAAATTGAAACAGGAGCGAGTCAGTGATACTCCAG TACGCAATGTTGTCATTCTTGAGGATGGCATCGCAAAAACACAGCaaatgctaaaacaacaacaacaaagtgtcAATTCTACCACTACAACAACGCAGCAATTGCAAAAACATCACAAAGAGCAACAACAAAATGCAACCTCCACTACCACCACTACGACCGTAACGGAAATTCATACCGTTAATGGTGGTAGCCCTGCACCGAACCGCAAAAACACTGTTACCACCACTAGAAAGCAAACTCTGACCAATGGTAATGCCAAAGATTCACTAAACGACGCAGTTCACAATAAATTGGCCAAAATCAATTTGAATGATGTCCTTACATCCGGCACCAATACTCAAGTAACGCAAAAAGTCGAAAAAATTAATGGTGTGAATGGTGAGAGTGGTCAAATGGTTACCACCACCGTGCGCACCGTCAGTAATGGCTACAAGGAAGAGGGTAATCGTAAAATCAAGGCCAAAGGTACTGCTGACGTTCAACACTCCAATGCGGCCACAGGTTCGTGCAATACCATTGTGAGTTCCGATGGTTCTACCACCACAACGATGAAATCTGCCAAAACCTCAAGTGTCAAATATGCCGTTGAAGCCAGTTCAATACAAGAAGAAATAATAAG CTCCTAA